A region of Diceros bicornis minor isolate mBicDic1 chromosome 31, mDicBic1.mat.cur, whole genome shotgun sequence DNA encodes the following proteins:
- the CCND1 gene encoding G1/S-specific cyclin-D1 — protein MAHQLLCCEGETIRRAYPDANLLNDRVLRAMLKAEETCAPSVSYFKCVQKEILPSMRKIVATWMLEVCEEQKCEEEVFPLAMNYLDRFLSLEPVKKSRLQLLGATCMFVASKMKETIPLTAEKLCIYTDNSIRPDELLQMELLLVNKLKWNLAAMTPHDFIEHFLSKMPVAEDNQQIIRKHAQTFVALCATDVKFISNPPSMVAAGSVVAAVQGLHLGSANGFLSYHRLTRFLSKVIKCDPDCLRACQEQIEALLESSLRQAQQQNLDPKAAEEEEEEEEEVDLACTPTDVRDVNI, from the exons ATGGCACACCAGCTCCTGTGCTGCGAGGGGGAGACCATCCGCCGGGCGTACCCCGATGCCAACCTCCTCAACGACCGGGTGCTGCGGGCCATGCTCAAGGCGGAGGAGACCTGCGCGCCCTCGGTGTCCTACTTCAAGTGTGTGCAGAAGGAGATCCTGCCGTCCATGCGGAAGATCGTGGCCACATGGATGCTGGAG GTCTGCGAGGAGCAGAAGTGCGAGGAGGAGGTCTTCCCGCTGGCCATGAACTACCTGGACCGCTTCCTGTCGCTGGAGCCCGTGAAGAAGAGCCGCCTGCAGCTGCTGGGGGCTACCTGCATGTTCGTGGCCTCCAAGATGAAGGAGACCATCCCCCTGACGGCCGAGAAGCTGTGCATCTACACTGACAACTCCATCCGGCCCGACGAGCTGCTG CAAATGGAGCTGCTCCTGGTGAACAAGCTGAAATGGAACCTGGCAGCCATGACCCCGCACGATTTCATCGAGCACTTCCTCTCCAAAATGCCGGTGGCGGAGGACAACCAACAGATCATCCGCAAGCACGCGCAGACCTTCGTCGCCCTCTGCGCCACAG ACGTGAAGTTCATTTCCAACCCGCCCTCCATGGTGGCTGCGGGGAGCGTGGTGGCCGCAGTGCAGGGCCTGCATCTGGGAAGCGCCAACGGCTTCCTGTCCTATCACCGCCTCACACGGTTCCTCTCCAAAGTGATTAAGTGTGACCCG GACTGCCTCCGGGCCTGCCAGGAGCAGATTGAAGCCCTGCTGGAGTCCAGCCTGCGCCAGGCCCAGCAGCAGAACCTGGACCCCAAGGctgcggaggaggaggaggaggaggaggaggaggtggacctGGCCTGCACGCCCACCGACGTGCGGGACGTGAACATCTGa